DNA sequence from the Maribacter dokdonensis DSW-8 genome:
TGGAAAATAGATGGAAACTTTTTGTTACTATTTGCTAAAGTCCGGATTAGTACTTGGTCTCTTTTTTCTTTGCTATCAATTTTTGTTGAGCAGGGAAACCTTTTATACATTCAATAGATCTTTTCTGCTGTTAGGTTTGTTTACTTCTGTACTCTTTCCATTAATCTATATTACAAATACCATTACCCTACCCGTACAACACATAAGTGAGGCCACAAACAACATCATCTTGCCAAATGAACAAAACAATTTTATTGGCAACTCCCCATTTAATATTGCCCTAGCAATTTATGGTATAGGAGCCAGCTTATTTTTAACGAAATTCCTACTTCAAATTTATAAGCTTAGAAAGTTAATACAAAGCGGAAATAAGAAGCATATTGATAGCATTAGCCATATTGTCACAACAGATAATGTAACCCCTTTTTCCTTCTTTAAAGCTATTGTTTACAATCCTAGTTTGCACGATAAAAAGGAACTTAAAAACATTATTTCGCATGAAGAGGTCCATGCTCAACAAAAACATTCATATGATGTAGTCTTCATGGAGATTTTCTTAGCACTGCAATGGTTTAATCCTTTTGCATGGTATTATAGAATTGCAATAAAACAAAACTTAGAATTTCTAGCTGATACAGACAACAAAGAAATAAAGCTCAATAAAAAAGATTACCAATACATACTGTTGAAACAGGCTGTTGGTCAGCAAAATTTATCAATCATAAATCCATTTTTTAATTCATTAATCAAAAAGCGAATAGTCATGATCAATCAACAAAAATCAAAAAAAGTAAATGCAACCAAAAGTTTATTCATTCTACCTATGCTTGCATTATTTCTCATCAGTTTTAATACCAAAGAGGTGTATACCACCAATGAAAAAAATATTTCTGACAATACTATAGAAATACTTATAGACAAGAATACTACGGATGCTCAGCTGGTAAAAATCAAAAACGACTTGATCAAAGAAAGCTTTGATTTTTCTTATACCACGGTAAGAAATAAAAATTCAGAGATTCAAAATATATCTATAGAGATAAATGGTGGAAACAAAAACAAAGGTGAAGTCAGTAGCCGATTTAATTCAGCATCTGACAACGACACTATTGATAAAATTCATATCATTATAGATACCGATAAAAACAGCATATTTATTAGTCATGTAGATGTAGCCCATAATATTACTTCAGTTAAGAAAACTAGTAACAGTAATAATAATCAGCAAATTTCAATTTCCACATCTTCATCTGGCGAATATGATTTAAAAGTTACTGAAGAAACCGATAATGGCTTCAAGTTCATATCTGGCAATGGTAACAAAGAACCATTATTTTTTGTTGACGGAAAAAAATGGGAGTCGAAAGAGGTATCAAATTTAGACCCGA
Encoded proteins:
- a CDS encoding M56 family metallopeptidase, whose amino-acid sequence is METFCYYLLKSGLVLGLFFLCYQFLLSRETFYTFNRSFLLLGLFTSVLFPLIYITNTITLPVQHISEATNNIILPNEQNNFIGNSPFNIALAIYGIGASLFLTKFLLQIYKLRKLIQSGNKKHIDSISHIVTTDNVTPFSFFKAIVYNPSLHDKKELKNIISHEEVHAQQKHSYDVVFMEIFLALQWFNPFAWYYRIAIKQNLEFLADTDNKEIKLNKKDYQYILLKQAVGQQNLSIINPFFNSLIKKRIVMINQQKSKKVNATKSLFILPMLALFLISFNTKEVYTTNEKNISDNTIEILIDKNTTDAQLVKIKNDLIKESFDFSYTTVRNKNSEIQNISIEINGGNKNKGEVSSRFNSASDNDTIDKIHIIIDTDKNSIFISHVDVAHNITSVKKTSNSNNNQQISISTSSSGEYDLKVTEETDNGFKFISGNGNKEPLFFVDGKKWESKEVSNLDPNKIASMNVIKGLSAQEKYGEDGKNGVVEITLKK